A genomic segment from Thermogemmatispora onikobensis encodes:
- a CDS encoding DUF2249 domain-containing protein, whose translation MDAAQEEAQTWRQQATALLDVRPDLERGDEPFVRIMEAATPLKRGETLVIVAPFEPVPLYEVLGGRGFSHETLCLAPNEWVVRFTRQQIPGGS comes from the coding sequence ATGGACGCTGCCCAAGAAGAGGCTCAGACCTGGCGCCAGCAGGCGACAGCCCTGCTAGATGTGCGCCCTGACCTGGAGCGCGGCGATGAACCTTTTGTGCGCATTATGGAGGCCGCTACGCCGCTGAAGAGAGGCGAAACACTGGTGATCGTGGCCCCCTTTGAGCCGGTCCCGCTCTACGAAGTGCTTGGCGGGCGTGGCTTCAGCCACGAGACACTCTGTCTGGCTCCTAATGAATGGGTGGTACGCTTCACGCGCCAGCAGATCCCTGGAGGATCATAA
- a CDS encoding Crp/Fnr family transcriptional regulator: MTIDIEAVRRIPMFAALGTEELARVAAVTRERRYERGELIIMEGDRGGALYYVQSGLVKVFKLSPEGKEQVLRLISAGYTFNDVPALDGGPNPASVAALEPSTVYSVGREELRRLIRERPAVAEGVIAALALALRHLVGLVEDLSFRHVTARVARILLEQEQALAEGRQARRLTQQEMAAIAGTAREVVGRALKELEAAGTISVRQGRVHILNQERLRFLAGGGPGLLPDFEAS, encoded by the coding sequence ATGACGATCGATATCGAGGCAGTACGCCGCATACCAATGTTTGCCGCATTAGGGACCGAGGAGCTGGCGCGTGTGGCCGCGGTCACCAGAGAGCGGCGCTACGAGCGTGGTGAGTTGATTATCATGGAAGGAGACCGCGGAGGGGCACTGTATTATGTGCAGAGCGGACTGGTCAAGGTCTTCAAGCTTTCGCCCGAGGGCAAAGAGCAGGTCCTGCGTCTGATCAGCGCTGGCTATACCTTCAACGACGTGCCAGCGCTGGACGGTGGCCCCAATCCCGCGAGCGTAGCTGCTCTGGAACCAAGCACTGTCTATAGCGTTGGCCGCGAGGAGCTGCGTCGACTAATCAGAGAGCGGCCTGCGGTGGCGGAAGGAGTGATCGCCGCCCTGGCGCTCGCTCTCCGCCACCTGGTGGGCCTGGTCGAGGACCTCTCGTTCCGCCACGTGACCGCGCGGGTGGCGCGTATCCTCTTGGAGCAAGAGCAGGCCCTGGCTGAAGGTCGTCAGGCACGCCGCCTGACCCAGCAGGAGATGGCCGCCATTGCGGGCACCGCGCGCGAGGTCGTAGGGCGTGCTCTCAAAGAGCTGGAGGCCGCCGGTACGATCTCCGTGCGGCAAGGGCGGGTTCACATTCTCAACCAGGAGCGCCTGCGCTTCCTGGCCGGAGGCGGCCCCGGGCTGCTGCCTGACTTCGAAGCTTCTTGA
- a CDS encoding O-acetyl-ADP-ribose deacetylase produces the protein MLEQRETRIINGVTLALMQGNIVEVEADAIVNAANSALAGGGGVDGAIHRAGGPQIMAECRKIGGCPTGSAVVTTAGRLRAKYVFHAVGPIYGVDREAPRLLASAYQRCLDLAEQYGLQSIAFPSLSTGAYGYPLDEAAPIALRTIITHVLKPTSLKRVMLVLYGEEAYRAYARALASLLPAQR, from the coding sequence ATGCTAGAGCAACGTGAGACGCGGATCATCAACGGAGTGACACTTGCCCTGATGCAGGGCAATATCGTCGAGGTAGAAGCGGATGCCATTGTGAACGCTGCCAACTCAGCCCTGGCCGGAGGCGGCGGAGTCGATGGGGCCATTCATCGCGCCGGTGGCCCACAGATCATGGCGGAATGCCGCAAGATTGGCGGCTGCCCCACCGGAAGCGCTGTGGTGACCACGGCAGGGCGACTGCGCGCGAAATACGTCTTTCACGCCGTTGGTCCCATCTATGGAGTCGATCGCGAGGCCCCTCGCCTGTTAGCCAGTGCTTATCAGCGCTGCCTCGACCTGGCCGAACAGTATGGCCTGCAGAGTATCGCCTTTCCTTCGCTCAGCACCGGCGCCTATGGCTATCCACTGGACGAGGCCGCGCCCATTGCCCTGCGCACCATTATTACTCATGTGCTGAAGCCAACCTCGCTCAAGCGTGTCATGCTAGTGCTCTACGGCGAAGAGGCCTATCGAGCCTATGCCCGGGCGCTCGCCTCGCTGCTGCCTGCTCAGCGGTGA
- a CDS encoding metallophosphoesterase family protein, producing the protein MRASFIHVADIHLGYEQYGVSERFNDFARAFWEIMDEAVRRQVDFVVIAGDLFNKRSIDARTLLQAIEGLRRLRERNIPVIAVEGNHDRSYYRDGVSWLQFLCHQGYLTLLAPQMRGGAPVIAPWSRETMLGSHVDLLEGRLRIYGLPWQGSATLRCLEGLAEALAGEHAREEAAGLEYCLLVMHTGIEGVVPRLQGLPSLSHFQRLRPYIDYVALGHIHKPYEFESWIYNPGSPETWSAEEAQWQERGYYFVEIDTGDAQPGGRPERPCYHRATHLINSRRPFVRYDLRVDGLTTPEAIYARLSEFCQREGPRYAGAEERRRPVVQVQLLGTLAFDADALDLQRMEELLRSSFQPLHARVENNTSDRDYLLDGEGLDGRDRSTWHELERRIFAELLGQDSRYLPAKEAWGQVLAELKERALQKEDPALLAHYLREKRAELLSGGEPAPH; encoded by the coding sequence GTGCGAGCATCCTTCATTCATGTCGCCGATATTCACCTGGGGTACGAGCAATACGGCGTCAGCGAGCGCTTCAACGACTTTGCCCGCGCCTTCTGGGAAATCATGGACGAGGCGGTTCGGCGCCAGGTTGACTTTGTCGTCATTGCGGGCGATCTCTTCAATAAACGCTCCATCGATGCCCGCACCCTGCTGCAGGCCATCGAGGGGCTGCGGCGTTTGCGAGAGCGCAACATCCCAGTGATCGCCGTCGAAGGCAATCACGACCGCAGCTATTACCGTGATGGCGTCTCCTGGCTGCAATTTCTCTGTCATCAAGGCTACTTGACCCTGCTGGCGCCGCAGATGCGAGGAGGCGCGCCGGTCATCGCGCCCTGGAGCAGAGAGACCATGCTTGGCTCGCATGTTGACCTGCTAGAGGGGCGACTGCGCATCTATGGTCTGCCCTGGCAAGGATCAGCAACCCTGCGCTGCCTGGAAGGGCTGGCCGAAGCCCTGGCGGGCGAGCATGCTCGCGAAGAGGCCGCCGGCCTCGAATACTGCTTACTTGTCATGCACACTGGCATCGAGGGGGTGGTGCCACGACTGCAGGGGCTGCCCTCACTGAGTCACTTTCAGCGTCTGCGCCCCTACATCGATTACGTAGCTCTGGGACACATCCACAAGCCCTACGAATTTGAGAGCTGGATCTACAACCCAGGCTCGCCCGAGACCTGGAGCGCCGAAGAGGCTCAGTGGCAGGAACGAGGCTACTACTTTGTGGAAATCGACACTGGCGACGCCCAGCCGGGAGGGAGGCCAGAGCGCCCTTGCTATCATCGGGCCACCCACCTGATCAACAGCCGTCGCCCCTTCGTCCGCTATGATCTGCGCGTCGATGGCCTGACAACTCCTGAAGCCATTTATGCCCGGCTCAGCGAGTTTTGCCAGCGCGAAGGACCTCGCTATGCGGGGGCCGAAGAACGCCGGCGTCCCGTCGTGCAGGTCCAGCTACTGGGAACGCTCGCCTTTGACGCCGACGCCCTTGATCTACAGCGCATGGAAGAACTGCTGCGCTCCTCTTTTCAGCCGCTGCATGCCCGTGTCGAAAACAATACCAGCGACCGTGATTATCTGCTGGACGGCGAAGGTCTGGATGGGCGCGATCGCTCCACCTGGCACGAGCTGGAGCGACGTATCTTTGCCGAGCTACTCGGGCAGGACAGCCGCTATCTGCCGGCGAAAGAAGCCTGGGGGCAGGTCCTGGCCGAGCTGAAGGAGCGTGCTCTGCAGAAAGAGGACCCCGCTCTTCTGGCGCACTATTTACGGGAGAAGCGTGCAGAGCTGCTGAGCGGAGGCGAGCCAGCTCCTCACTAA
- a CDS encoding M20 metallopeptidase family protein → MTSTEQDTLKLEIDEMVPDMVALRRDLHQHPELAFEEVRTSEIVAGRLRALGLEVQTGIARTGVVGLLRGTAGEGGRTLAIRADMDALPIHELNEVDYRSTVDGKMHACGHDGHVSIALAVAALLSRHRDRLKGTVKFVFQPAEEVIGGAAPMVQAGVMEGVDGVIGLHLFSGHPVGRVGVRSGPIFAAADRLELRVKGKGGHAAMPEGTIDPVVIASQIILALQTLISRETSPFERAVLTIASVHAGSAFNIIPEEAVLQGTLRTFDEGHRQRLIERLREMAQGIAAAHRGSCEVEVADGCLACVNDPLVTEVVRQAAEAAVGPERVDSDERVMTTGSDDMAYFLHAVPGCYFIVGARNEAKGAVYPHHHPHFNIDEEALPVAVEVLTRTALDYLHP, encoded by the coding sequence ATGACTTCTACTGAGCAAGATACTTTGAAGTTGGAAATCGATGAGATGGTACCGGATATGGTGGCCCTGCGACGCGATCTGCACCAGCATCCTGAGCTGGCGTTTGAGGAGGTGCGCACCTCCGAGATTGTGGCCGGTCGCCTGCGCGCGCTCGGGTTGGAGGTGCAGACCGGCATCGCCCGGACCGGCGTGGTCGGTCTGCTGCGCGGGACCGCCGGCGAGGGCGGGCGCACGCTGGCGATCCGCGCCGATATGGATGCGCTGCCCATCCATGAATTGAACGAGGTCGACTATCGTTCAACGGTCGACGGCAAGATGCACGCCTGCGGCCACGACGGGCATGTCTCGATTGCCCTGGCGGTGGCAGCCCTCTTGAGCCGTCACCGCGATCGCCTGAAAGGTACGGTTAAGTTTGTCTTTCAGCCGGCTGAGGAGGTGATCGGGGGAGCCGCGCCAATGGTTCAGGCCGGGGTGATGGAGGGCGTGGATGGGGTGATTGGTTTGCACCTCTTCAGCGGCCACCCGGTCGGGCGCGTGGGGGTGCGTAGCGGCCCGATCTTTGCCGCCGCCGACCGCCTGGAGCTGCGCGTCAAGGGCAAGGGCGGCCATGCCGCGATGCCCGAGGGAACAATCGATCCGGTGGTGATCGCTTCGCAGATTATTCTCGCTCTCCAGACCCTGATCAGTCGCGAGACCTCGCCTTTCGAGCGGGCTGTGTTGACCATCGCCAGCGTTCACGCCGGCTCGGCTTTCAATATTATTCCCGAGGAGGCGGTCCTACAGGGAACGCTGCGTACCTTTGATGAGGGACATCGTCAGCGGCTGATCGAGCGCTTGCGTGAGATGGCGCAGGGCATCGCCGCCGCCCATCGGGGAAGCTGCGAGGTCGAGGTGGCCGACGGCTGCCTGGCCTGCGTCAATGATCCACTGGTGACCGAGGTGGTGCGCCAGGCAGCGGAGGCCGCGGTTGGTCCCGAGCGGGTCGATAGCGACGAGCGCGTGATGACGACCGGCAGCGATGATATGGCCTATTTTCTGCACGCCGTGCCTGGTTGCTACTTTATCGTTGGGGCCCGCAATGAAGCAAAAGGGGCAGTCTACCCGCATCATCATCCGCACTTCAACATCGATGAGGAGGCCCTGCCAGTGGCCGTGGAGGTGCTAACGCGCACAGCGCTTGATTATCTCCATCCCTGA
- a CDS encoding redox-regulated ATPase YchF → MALRIGIVGLPQSGKTSLFNALTGAQAPISGYATRTVQANTAVVQVPDPRVKPLAEIFKPKKVTYATVEFVDVAGMGQQDEEARKGGLSAEFLGHIRNADALAIVLRTFANENVPHPLGGIDPLRDLEQLDSELALTDLATVERRSERTAKAAKSGEKKYQQELALLARLQEALSNGIPVRRLELNAQEQALVKELFLLTMKPRMYVLNVSEDVLAEAATLLEEIHQGGEPALASLVGELRGVATVALRARSEEAETVAVSARLEAELSELAPEEAAEYLASLGLPKLGAERVIQVGYRLLNLITFLTVGEDEVRAWTVTKGAKAPEAAGKIHSDIERGFIRAEITHFDDFMACGGSFAAAARKGLQRLEGKDYVIQDGDIAHFRFNVGR, encoded by the coding sequence ATGGCTCTGAGAATAGGCATCGTCGGTCTGCCGCAGAGTGGCAAGACGTCGCTTTTTAACGCCCTGACGGGCGCTCAGGCGCCTATTAGCGGCTACGCGACCAGGACGGTGCAGGCCAATACGGCCGTGGTTCAGGTGCCCGATCCGCGTGTGAAGCCGCTGGCGGAGATTTTTAAGCCCAAGAAGGTAACCTATGCCACGGTGGAGTTTGTCGATGTGGCCGGCATGGGTCAACAGGACGAAGAGGCCCGTAAGGGGGGCCTGAGCGCCGAGTTTCTGGGCCATATCCGCAATGCCGACGCGCTGGCCATTGTGCTGCGCACCTTTGCTAATGAAAATGTGCCTCACCCGCTCGGCGGCATTGATCCCCTGCGCGATCTGGAGCAGCTCGATAGCGAGCTGGCGCTAACTGACCTGGCCACTGTCGAGCGCCGCAGCGAGCGCACTGCCAAGGCAGCCAAGTCGGGCGAGAAGAAATATCAGCAAGAGCTGGCGTTACTGGCGCGCTTGCAGGAGGCACTCAGCAATGGCATACCGGTGCGCCGTCTGGAGCTGAACGCCCAGGAGCAGGCTCTTGTCAAAGAGCTGTTCCTGTTGACAATGAAGCCGCGCATGTATGTGCTGAACGTGAGCGAGGATGTGCTCGCTGAGGCCGCAACCTTGCTGGAGGAGATCCACCAGGGGGGGGAGCCAGCTCTGGCGAGCCTGGTCGGCGAGCTGCGCGGCGTGGCGACGGTGGCGCTACGGGCACGCTCCGAGGAGGCCGAGACGGTGGCGGTCTCCGCTCGTCTGGAGGCGGAGCTGAGCGAGCTGGCGCCCGAGGAGGCCGCCGAGTATCTGGCTTCGCTCGGCCTGCCGAAGCTGGGAGCGGAGCGCGTGATTCAGGTCGGCTATCGTTTGTTGAATTTGATTACGTTCCTGACGGTCGGCGAGGATGAGGTGCGCGCCTGGACGGTGACGAAAGGGGCAAAGGCCCCCGAGGCCGCCGGCAAGATCCATTCGGATATCGAGCGCGGCTTCATTCGCGCCGAGATTACCCATTTCGACGATTTTATGGCCTGCGGTGGCTCTTTTGCGGCGGCAGCTCGCAAGGGCCTGCAGCGACTCGAGGGGAAGGATTACGTGATCCAGGACGGCGATATCGCTCACTTCCGCTTTAATGTGGGGCGCTGA
- a CDS encoding FmdB family zinc ribbon protein produces MPLYEYRCGDCKSHFELLVSHQQADDVACAQCGSENVRRLLSVFATQRVGAATAVGPGDFSADAGGSCSCGGGSCGCH; encoded by the coding sequence ATGCCATTGTACGAATATCGCTGTGGTGATTGCAAATCCCACTTCGAGCTCCTGGTCAGCCACCAGCAGGCTGACGACGTGGCCTGTGCCCAGTGTGGAAGCGAGAACGTCAGGCGCCTGCTCTCAGTCTTCGCAACGCAGCGCGTTGGAGCGGCGACAGCCGTGGGCCCGGGAGACTTCTCCGCCGACGCTGGCGGAAGCTGCAGTTGTGGTGGTGGGAGCTGTGGCTGCCACTGA
- the rho gene encoding transcription termination factor Rho, giving the protein MNIAELETKTIAELREIARDLELSGYTTLKKQDLIFRLLQQHTEQQGNIFSAGVLEIVEDGFGFLRQERFLPGNMDVYVSQSQIRRFGLRTGDMVTGQVRPPKDNEKYYGLLRVEAINGMNPEEAKRRPHFDNLTPIFPREMFDLETGPTNIAGRLINLVAPIGRGQRGLIVSPPKAGKTMLLKAIANSITEKYDDVHLMVALIGERPEEVTDMKRSVKAEVISSTFDEPTEAHTRVAEMVLERAKRLVEGGRDVVVLLDSITRLSRAYNLAVQPSGRTLTGGLDPSALFPPKRFFGAARKVEEGGSLTIIATALIDTGSRMDDVIYEEFKGTGNMELILNRKLAERRVFPAIDISLSGTRREDLLLDEKTLRAVVLMRRMFSTLAEQRGLEAMEALLQQMAKTQNNMEFLATLNKSLL; this is encoded by the coding sequence GTGAACATCGCTGAGCTAGAGACCAAAACAATCGCAGAGTTGCGCGAGATCGCTCGCGACCTCGAACTTTCCGGCTACACAACCCTCAAAAAACAGGACCTCATTTTCCGGCTTCTTCAGCAGCATACCGAGCAGCAGGGCAACATCTTTAGCGCCGGCGTGCTCGAAATTGTGGAGGATGGCTTCGGCTTCCTGCGCCAGGAGCGCTTCCTGCCGGGAAACATGGATGTCTATGTTTCCCAGTCGCAGATCCGCCGCTTCGGCCTGCGCACCGGCGATATGGTGACCGGCCAGGTGCGTCCGCCGAAGGACAACGAGAAGTACTATGGCCTGCTGCGCGTGGAGGCGATCAATGGCATGAACCCGGAAGAGGCCAAACGGCGTCCCCACTTCGATAACCTGACGCCCATCTTCCCCCGCGAGATGTTCGATCTGGAAACCGGTCCTACGAACATCGCCGGTCGCCTCATCAACCTGGTCGCCCCCATTGGCCGCGGTCAGCGTGGCCTGATCGTCTCTCCTCCCAAAGCCGGCAAAACGATGCTCCTGAAGGCCATCGCCAACTCGATCACCGAGAAGTACGACGATGTCCATTTGATGGTGGCCCTCATCGGTGAGCGCCCTGAAGAGGTCACGGATATGAAGCGCTCGGTGAAGGCCGAGGTGATTAGCTCGACCTTCGATGAGCCAACGGAGGCCCATACCCGCGTGGCCGAAATGGTTCTGGAGCGCGCCAAACGCCTGGTCGAGGGCGGGCGCGATGTGGTGGTCTTGCTCGATAGCATCACTCGCCTCAGCCGCGCCTATAACCTGGCTGTCCAGCCCAGTGGCCGTACGCTCACTGGCGGCCTCGATCCCAGCGCCCTTTTCCCTCCCAAGCGCTTCTTCGGCGCCGCTCGTAAGGTCGAGGAGGGTGGTAGCCTGACTATTATCGCTACGGCTCTGATCGATACCGGTAGCCGCATGGATGATGTGATCTACGAGGAGTTTAAGGGTACCGGCAATATGGAGCTGATCCTCAATCGTAAGCTGGCCGAGCGCCGTGTCTTCCCAGCCATCGATATCAGCCTCTCCGGCACGCGCCGCGAGGATCTCCTCCTCGATGAGAAGACGCTGCGCGCCGTGGTGCTGATGCGCAGAATGTTCTCTACCCTGGCGGAGCAGCGCGGCCTGGAGGCAATGGAGGCCCTGCTACAGCAGATGGCTAAGACGCAGAATAATATGGAGTTCCTGGCTACTCTGAATAAGAGTCTCTTGTAG
- a CDS encoding FtsB family cell division protein → MPRQDSSGSSVTAAVGFGERSGASRARRNALFTRGLIWVTALISLSLLLGSIAQAWSNSRLLEQEAAARAQYEQTLARHDQLQKLVDYYKDPFVIESEARQRLGYVRPGEHRVVIVSPPSSQPAARSHPAPSTSSGGFWSQWWAILFGS, encoded by the coding sequence ATGCCCCGACAAGATAGCAGCGGTTCCAGTGTAACCGCCGCGGTGGGCTTTGGCGAAAGGAGTGGGGCCAGCCGGGCGCGGAGGAACGCCCTCTTCACACGTGGCCTGATCTGGGTCACGGCCCTGATCAGTCTCTCGCTCCTGCTCGGCTCGATTGCCCAGGCCTGGTCGAATAGTCGCTTGCTGGAGCAGGAGGCCGCCGCGCGCGCTCAATATGAGCAGACGCTGGCGCGTCATGACCAATTGCAGAAGTTGGTCGACTACTACAAAGACCCCTTCGTGATCGAGAGCGAGGCGCGCCAGCGTCTGGGATATGTGCGGCCCGGCGAGCACCGTGTGGTGATTGTCAGTCCGCCATCCAGCCAGCCGGCGGCCAGGTCCCACCCGGCGCCATCCACTTCCAGCGGCGGCTTTTGGTCCCAGTGGTGGGCGATCCTCTTCGGCAGTTAG
- a CDS encoding gamma-glutamyl-gamma-aminobutyrate hydrolase family protein, translating to MRPLIGIPCHPAYRHGSQRPIYGNNRAYVHAIEDAGGVPVLIPLVHDLSSLEALLAHLDGLLLPGGQDIQPRRYGEDPHPCLGDTDPALDEFELTLAHWALQEEKPILGICRGLQLLNVALGGTLYQDLESQYTGSLHHMNQDLPRSQVVHRVLIEPGTCLAAIAGEREFWANSIHHQAVKEPGKGVRIAARAEDGVVEAIEVPTRRFVLALQCHPEEIYGQVPACARVFSAFVRACGLSEAAPQPQRALSLPVGAA from the coding sequence ATGCGTCCTTTGATCGGCATTCCGTGCCATCCGGCTTACCGGCATGGCTCTCAACGCCCGATCTACGGTAACAATCGGGCCTATGTCCATGCCATTGAGGATGCCGGGGGCGTTCCTGTGCTCATCCCGCTCGTTCATGATCTCTCCTCGCTGGAGGCTTTGCTGGCTCACCTCGATGGGCTACTCCTGCCCGGTGGGCAGGATATTCAGCCGCGTCGCTACGGGGAAGATCCGCATCCATGCCTTGGCGACACTGATCCCGCCCTCGATGAGTTTGAGTTGACGCTGGCCCATTGGGCCCTGCAAGAGGAGAAGCCGATTTTGGGCATTTGCCGTGGCCTGCAACTGCTCAATGTGGCTTTGGGGGGGACGCTCTATCAGGATTTAGAGAGCCAATATACTGGCAGCCTGCATCATATGAATCAGGATTTGCCCCGCAGCCAGGTGGTCCATCGGGTGCTCATCGAGCCGGGAACCTGCCTGGCGGCCATCGCAGGTGAGCGTGAGTTTTGGGCGAATAGTATTCACCATCAGGCCGTCAAGGAGCCGGGCAAAGGGGTGCGTATCGCTGCGCGCGCCGAGGATGGGGTGGTGGAAGCGATCGAGGTTCCAACCAGGCGCTTTGTTCTGGCTCTCCAGTGCCATCCCGAGGAGATCTATGGCCAGGTTCCCGCCTGTGCGCGTGTTTTCTCGGCCTTCGTCCGGGCCTGTGGTCTTAGCGAAGCAGCGCCTCAGCCCCAGCGTGCCCTGTCGTTGCCGGTCGGGGCTGCCTGA
- a CDS encoding GAF domain-containing sensor histidine kinase, translating into MMDSERHHAPASEDLVAASEEGQEASSLLGSNRELAILYTIAGQLNRKVNVREALQEVLSQVARLLGLKTGWVWLLDEEGAPFLAASQSLPPYLADHPERMTGRCLCLDTFLGGNLARAANINVLRCSRLRNAEREGDPSSWGLRFHASVPIHVGETPLGVLNVASEDWRELHSAELQLLHIIGDQIGLAIQRARLSAEHTRAAARLAAIEERNRLAREIHDTLAQGLAAIALQLETADALLPTQPGRAQTAVRRALALARSNLEEARRSVMDLRAAPLQNHALPEALALLVRRLRVESGSRLEYRYEPPPGPGPGDEPGHFPSLSPHCEAGLYRIAQEALNNALRHAAAEQITLTLAVRDKMIVLQVQDNGRGFDPERAQEYARAGHFGLAGMSERARLLGAQISIESLPGSGTSISVYLPYQGQEQERSPWL; encoded by the coding sequence ATGATGGATTCTGAACGGCACCACGCTCCGGCCAGCGAGGATCTGGTCGCTGCCAGCGAGGAAGGGCAAGAAGCTTCCTCGTTGCTTGGTAGCAATCGCGAGCTGGCCATCCTCTATACTATTGCTGGCCAGCTCAATCGCAAGGTGAATGTCCGCGAGGCGTTGCAGGAGGTCTTAAGCCAGGTGGCCCGTCTGCTAGGACTCAAGACGGGCTGGGTCTGGCTGCTTGACGAGGAGGGTGCGCCGTTTCTGGCAGCCTCGCAGTCCTTACCCCCCTATCTCGCCGATCACCCCGAGCGGATGACCGGGCGCTGTCTCTGCCTGGATACCTTTCTGGGGGGGAATCTGGCCAGGGCGGCCAATATCAATGTGCTGCGCTGCAGTCGCTTGCGCAACGCTGAACGCGAGGGTGATCCTTCTTCATGGGGTCTGCGTTTCCATGCCAGCGTTCCGATCCATGTCGGGGAGACGCCGCTCGGCGTGCTGAATGTGGCCAGCGAGGACTGGCGTGAGTTGCATTCAGCGGAGCTGCAGCTATTGCATATTATTGGCGATCAGATCGGTCTGGCTATTCAGCGGGCACGCCTCTCGGCTGAGCATACGCGCGCCGCGGCCCGCCTGGCTGCCATTGAGGAGCGGAACCGGCTGGCGCGCGAGATCCACGATACTCTGGCTCAGGGGCTGGCGGCGATCGCTTTGCAGCTAGAGACCGCCGATGCTTTGCTTCCTACGCAGCCCGGGCGGGCCCAGACCGCTGTTCGCCGCGCGCTGGCTCTGGCGCGCAGCAATCTGGAGGAGGCGCGCCGCTCGGTGATGGACCTGCGCGCTGCTCCCCTACAGAACCATGCTCTGCCCGAGGCGCTCGCTCTCCTGGTCAGGCGCTTGCGCGTCGAGAGCGGGAGCCGTCTGGAGTATCGCTATGAACCGCCACCTGGACCGGGGCCGGGCGATGAACCAGGCCACTTTCCTTCTCTCTCGCCCCATTGCGAAGCCGGCCTCTATCGTATCGCTCAGGAGGCCCTCAATAACGCTCTGCGCCATGCCGCTGCTGAGCAGATCACACTCACGCTGGCTGTTCGTGATAAGATGATTGTGCTCCAGGTTCAGGATAATGGTCGGGGCTTTGATCCCGAGCGCGCCCAGGAGTATGCACGCGCAGGTCATTTCGGGCTGGCCGGCATGAGTGAGCGGGCCCGCCTGCTTGGGGCCCAGATCAGCATTGAAAGCCTGCCAGGCTCCGGTACCTCCATTAGCGTCTATCTGCCCTACCAGGGGCAGGAGCAAGAAAGGTCCCCCTGGCTATGA
- a CDS encoding response regulator, which produces MTIRILLADDHPVVREGLRAVLETQPDLTVVAEAANGAETIAQARVTHPDIVLLDLEMPVLDGVEAIRHLLELEPRPRVIVFTAFDNDERILHAVQAGASGYLLKGAPREEIFQAIRVTMGGGSLLQPVVASKLLRQVSQQSNGPQAASYPYEPLTERELEVLRLLAQGLPNKEIAARLVISERTAKFHVSSIMNKLGATNRTEAVALAAQRGLITLQGHSSWR; this is translated from the coding sequence ATGACGATTCGTATCTTGCTCGCCGATGATCATCCGGTCGTGCGCGAGGGCTTGCGGGCGGTGCTGGAGACGCAGCCGGATCTGACCGTGGTAGCCGAAGCCGCCAATGGAGCGGAAACCATCGCCCAGGCCCGCGTGACGCATCCCGACATTGTGTTGCTGGATCTTGAGATGCCCGTCTTGGATGGCGTCGAGGCTATTCGCCACTTGCTTGAGCTGGAACCCAGGCCGCGAGTGATCGTCTTTACGGCTTTTGATAACGATGAGCGAATTCTGCACGCGGTGCAGGCCGGAGCCAGTGGCTATCTGCTCAAGGGAGCGCCACGTGAGGAGATCTTCCAGGCCATTCGGGTGACAATGGGCGGTGGCTCACTCCTGCAACCGGTAGTCGCCTCAAAATTGCTGCGTCAGGTGAGTCAGCAGAGCAACGGGCCGCAAGCTGCTTCCTACCCGTACGAGCCACTGACCGAGCGCGAACTGGAGGTTCTGCGCTTACTGGCTCAGGGCCTGCCGAACAAGGAGATCGCCGCTCGCCTCGTTATCAGTGAGCGCACTGCCAAGTTTCACGTCAGCTCGATCATGAACAAGCTGGGAGCCACTAATCGCACCGAGGCCGTGGCCCTGGCCGCTCAGCGCGGTCTGATCACACTGCAGGGCCATTCGTCCTGGCGCTAA